A portion of the Bifidobacterium lemurum genome contains these proteins:
- a CDS encoding branched-chain amino acid aminotransferase translates to MTENTHHDPAALDKLAEAFTVLPNDNPASDAKRAELIDKPAFGQLFSDSMAHMSWTKGEGWSDRRIEPYAPLKMDPGASVLHYAQECFEGLKAYRHADGSTWLFRPDANAERFQNSAKRMYLPELPIDDFLGSCAALVKQDVNWVPSRREYTLYLRPFMFASEPFLGVRAPHEVDYCVIASPSGPYFPGGVKPVSIWVEDKWFRTGPGGTGFAKCGGNYAASLLGEYKGIENGCEQVCFVDAATKTYLEELGGMNMMIVHKDGHVETPSLTGNILPGVTRRSLIQLMQDHGRDVVETMIPLEQLLEDIKSGEVTEVFACGTAAIITPIGRFKSDKFDVTVGGGESGELTVDLRNELLGIQLGEIDDPHNWMWKVC, encoded by the coding sequence ATGACTGAAAACACGCATCATGATCCGGCGGCTCTTGACAAGCTCGCCGAAGCGTTCACCGTCCTGCCCAACGACAACCCCGCCTCCGATGCCAAGCGCGCCGAACTCATCGACAAGCCCGCCTTCGGACAGCTGTTCTCCGACAGCATGGCCCACATGAGCTGGACCAAGGGCGAAGGCTGGTCCGACCGCCGCATCGAACCGTACGCGCCGCTGAAGATGGATCCGGGCGCGTCCGTGCTCCACTATGCGCAGGAATGCTTCGAAGGGCTCAAGGCCTATCGTCACGCGGACGGCTCCACCTGGCTGTTCCGTCCGGACGCGAACGCCGAACGCTTCCAGAACTCCGCCAAGCGCATGTACCTGCCCGAACTGCCGATCGACGACTTCCTCGGATCCTGCGCCGCGCTCGTCAAGCAGGATGTGAACTGGGTGCCGTCCCGCCGCGAGTACACGCTGTATTTGCGTCCGTTCATGTTCGCCTCCGAACCCTTCCTCGGCGTGCGCGCCCCGCATGAGGTGGACTACTGCGTGATCGCCAGCCCCTCCGGCCCGTACTTCCCGGGCGGCGTCAAGCCCGTGAGCATCTGGGTGGAGGACAAGTGGTTCCGCACCGGCCCCGGCGGCACCGGCTTCGCCAAGTGCGGCGGCAACTACGCCGCCTCCCTGCTCGGCGAATACAAGGGCATCGAGAACGGCTGCGAGCAGGTGTGCTTCGTGGACGCCGCCACCAAGACCTATCTTGAGGAGCTGGGTGGCATGAACATGATGATCGTCCACAAGGACGGCCATGTGGAGACCCCGTCGCTGACCGGCAACATCCTTCCCGGCGTGACCCGCCGCTCCCTGATCCAGCTCATGCAGGACCATGGCCGCGATGTGGTCGAGACGATGATTCCGCTGGAGCAGCTGCTCGAGGACATCAAGTCCGGCGAGGTGACCGAGGTGTTCGCCTGCGGCACCGCCGCCATCATCACCCCGATCGGCCGCTTCAAGTCCGACAAGTTCGATGTGACCGTGGGAGGCGGCGAATCCGGCGAGCTGACCGTGGATCTGCGCAACGAACTGCTCGGCATCCAGCTCGGCGAGATCGACGATCCGCATAACTGGATGTGGAAGGTCTGCTGA
- the lepA gene encoding translation elongation factor 4 — protein sequence MADQHNQPGFTDQSLIRNFCIIAHIDHGKSTVADRILQLSGIVPEREMRDRFLDRMDIEQERGITIKSQAVRVPWTFDGVEYTLGMIDTPGHVDFTYEVSRALAACEGAVLLVDATQGIEAQTLSNLYMAIDHDLAIIPVLNKIDLPSAEPDKHAEEIAGLIGCEPGDVLRVSGKTGEGVSDLLDQIVMDVPAPNGDPDAPARALIFDSVYDSYRGIVTYLRMVDGELRSREKLHMMGIGMTHDPIEIGVISPDMTPTKALGAGEVGYVITGAKDVSQSKVGDTITSALKPATEPLDGYRDPKPMVYSGLFPIDNAQFPELRDALDKLKLNDAALVYTPETSVALGFGFRCGFLGLLHMEIVSERLSREFGLDLIQTAPNVTYEVTAEDGTEFHVTNPSEFPDGKIKRIVEPMVAADIITPKEFIGAVMDLCQENRGIMGTMEYISTDRVEMHYRMPLAEIVFDFFDQLKSRTKGYASLDYHEDGEQSADLVKVDILIQGEKVDAFSAIVHRDKAYSYGVMMTKKLRELIPRQQFEIPIQAAIGSRIIARENIRALRKDVLAKCYGGDITRKRKLLEKQKAGKKRMKMLGHVEVPQEAFIAALSTGDSGNDRDTKDKIRAAQKTEG from the coding sequence GTGGCCGATCAGCATAACCAGCCGGGGTTCACGGATCAATCGTTGATTCGCAACTTCTGCATCATCGCGCATATCGACCATGGCAAGTCCACCGTGGCGGATCGTATCCTGCAGTTGAGCGGCATCGTGCCCGAACGAGAGATGCGCGACCGCTTCCTCGACCGCATGGACATCGAGCAGGAGCGCGGCATCACCATCAAATCGCAGGCCGTGCGCGTGCCGTGGACCTTCGACGGCGTTGAATACACGCTGGGTATGATCGACACCCCTGGCCATGTGGATTTCACCTACGAAGTGTCGCGCGCGTTGGCCGCATGCGAGGGCGCGGTGCTGCTCGTCGACGCCACGCAGGGCATCGAGGCGCAGACCCTGAGCAACCTGTATATGGCCATCGACCATGACCTGGCCATCATCCCCGTGCTCAACAAAATCGACCTGCCGAGCGCCGAGCCCGACAAGCACGCCGAGGAGATCGCGGGACTGATCGGATGCGAGCCGGGCGACGTGCTGCGCGTCTCCGGCAAAACCGGCGAAGGCGTCTCCGACCTGCTCGACCAGATCGTCATGGACGTGCCCGCGCCGAACGGCGATCCGGACGCACCCGCACGAGCGCTGATCTTCGATTCGGTCTATGACTCGTACCGCGGCATCGTCACCTATCTGCGTATGGTCGACGGCGAGCTGCGCAGCCGCGAAAAGCTGCACATGATGGGCATCGGCATGACGCACGACCCCATCGAAATCGGCGTGATCAGCCCCGATATGACCCCCACCAAGGCGTTGGGCGCCGGCGAGGTCGGCTATGTGATCACCGGAGCGAAGGACGTGAGCCAGTCCAAGGTGGGCGACACGATCACCTCCGCCCTCAAGCCCGCCACCGAGCCGTTGGACGGCTACCGCGATCCCAAGCCGATGGTGTATTCCGGCCTGTTCCCGATCGACAACGCGCAGTTCCCCGAATTGCGCGACGCGCTCGACAAGCTCAAGCTCAACGACGCGGCGCTCGTCTACACGCCCGAGACCTCCGTGGCGTTGGGATTCGGCTTCCGTTGCGGCTTCCTGGGACTGCTGCATATGGAGATCGTCTCCGAACGTTTGAGCCGCGAATTCGGCCTCGACCTGATCCAAACCGCGCCGAACGTGACCTACGAGGTGACCGCGGAGGACGGTACGGAATTCCATGTGACCAATCCGAGCGAGTTCCCCGACGGCAAGATCAAGCGCATCGTCGAGCCGATGGTGGCGGCCGATATCATCACGCCCAAGGAGTTCATCGGCGCGGTGATGGACCTGTGCCAGGAGAACCGCGGCATCATGGGCACGATGGAATACATCTCCACCGACCGTGTGGAGATGCACTACCGCATGCCGCTGGCCGAAATCGTGTTCGACTTCTTCGACCAGCTGAAAAGCCGCACCAAGGGCTACGCCTCGCTCGACTACCATGAGGACGGCGAGCAGAGCGCCGACCTCGTCAAGGTTGACATCCTCATCCAAGGCGAGAAGGTGGACGCGTTCAGCGCCATCGTGCACCGCGACAAGGCGTACAGCTACGGCGTGATGATGACCAAGAAGCTGCGAGAGCTCATTCCCCGCCAGCAGTTCGAGATTCCGATCCAGGCCGCGATCGGCTCGCGCATCATCGCGCGCGAGAACATCCGCGCCCTGCGCAAGGACGTGCTCGCCAAATGCTACGGCGGCGACATCACCCGTAAGCGCAAGCTGCTCGAGAAGCAGAAGGCCGGCAAGAAGCGCATGAAGATGCTCGGCCATGTGGAGGTTCCCCAGGAGGCGTTCATCGCGGCCCTGTCCACCGGCGATTCCGGCAACGACCGCGACACCAAGGACAAGATCCGCGCCGCCCAGAAAACCGAAGGCTGA
- the hemW gene encoding radical SAM family heme chaperone HemW, translating into MSLTYGVYVHVPFCLRRCGYCDFNTYTAVDLGEGASRGNYATMVAREMRLVRDWQLAHGIEEPAASTVFFGGGTPTILPASDMIAMLDAVRDIWGLEPGAEITTEANPDTVDADYVKALADGGFTRISFGMQSAVPHVLRTLDRTHTPANVEAGVRAAERAGLRSSVDLIYGAPGESLDDWRESVRTAIELGVDHISAYALTVEPTTKMGRQIAAGILPKPDDDDEAAKYEIADELFTAAGLRWYEVSNWARPGFESRHNLGYWRNVDWAGLGPGAHSHYSLDGNDMRAWDITHPKLWGQSINDGAVPWAGSEDISDQEHLEEVIMLGVRLREGLAIADVERAAGHAIAREHFNGLRQAGLIDVADDRIVPTLRGRLLNDTIIEQLFDLLD; encoded by the coding sequence ATGTCATTGACCTACGGAGTGTATGTGCATGTGCCGTTCTGCTTAAGGCGCTGCGGATACTGCGATTTCAACACGTATACGGCGGTTGATCTGGGTGAGGGGGCTTCGCGCGGCAACTACGCGACCATGGTGGCGCGAGAGATGCGTCTGGTGCGCGACTGGCAGCTCGCGCACGGCATCGAAGAACCCGCGGCAAGCACCGTGTTCTTCGGGGGAGGCACGCCCACCATCCTGCCGGCGAGCGATATGATCGCCATGCTGGACGCGGTCCGTGACATCTGGGGGTTGGAGCCCGGTGCCGAAATCACCACGGAGGCCAATCCCGACACCGTGGATGCCGACTACGTCAAGGCTTTGGCCGACGGCGGGTTCACCCGCATCTCCTTCGGCATGCAGTCGGCGGTGCCGCATGTGCTGAGAACCTTGGACCGCACGCATACTCCCGCCAACGTCGAGGCCGGCGTGCGCGCGGCCGAGCGTGCCGGATTGCGATCCAGCGTCGATCTGATCTACGGGGCGCCGGGGGAGAGCCTCGACGATTGGCGGGAATCCGTACGCACCGCCATCGAGCTGGGAGTGGACCACATCTCCGCCTACGCGCTCACCGTGGAGCCGACCACCAAGATGGGCCGTCAGATCGCCGCGGGAATCCTGCCCAAACCCGATGACGACGACGAGGCAGCGAAATACGAAATCGCCGACGAGCTGTTCACCGCCGCCGGACTGCGCTGGTACGAGGTGTCGAACTGGGCCCGACCTGGCTTCGAAAGCCGCCATAACCTCGGATATTGGCGCAACGTCGATTGGGCGGGGCTGGGGCCGGGCGCGCACAGCCACTATTCGCTCGACGGCAACGATATGCGCGCCTGGGATATCACGCATCCGAAGCTGTGGGGGCAATCCATCAACGACGGCGCAGTGCCGTGGGCGGGCAGCGAAGACATATCCGACCAGGAGCATCTCGAAGAGGTGATCATGCTGGGAGTGCGCCTGCGCGAGGGATTGGCCATCGCCGACGTCGAACGCGCGGCCGGACATGCGATCGCGCGCGAACACTTCAACGGATTGCGCCAGGCCGGACTGATCGACGTGGCGGATGATCGCATCGTCCCCACGCTTCGGGGCCGCCTGCTCAACGACACCATCATCGAACAGCTTTTCGACCTGCTCGACTAA
- the gltB gene encoding glutamate synthase large subunit has product MTFHAPLDLTVHKSQGMYDPGAEHDACGVGMVTTLNKRAEHKIVKDAIEVLVNLNHRGAVGSEENTGDGAGILMSMPDEFMRATLGELGVELPEPGRYAAGIAFLDRDIATSGQQEQAIARIAREEGLEVLAWRVVPTNPDGLGLQALASMPSFKTLVLADPECRLEGIGIDRKTFRIRKRVEHEVGIYFASLSARTITYKGMLTTMQLTPFFPDLTDERMKAKVAIVHSRFSTNTFPSWPLAQPFRMLAHNGEINTIQGNRNWLSAREGRLSSELLGELEPLLPIDTPGYSDSGTFDECLELLHLAGRSLPHAISMMLPPAWEKNTELDPDVRAFYEYNNTLIEPWDGPAHIIFTDGTQVGALLDRNGFRPGRWRLTDDGYLVLASEAGVLPEVAPEHVKANGRLEPGKMFLVDTAEGRMISDEEIKKTLASQHPYREWVEGNSVELSDLPTRAHVNHSGQSVVRRQRAFGYTEEDLKLLLAPMANTGKEPLGSMGNDAPMAALSSRSRMLFDYFTQKFAQVTNPPLDWEREEIVTCLESAIGPEPNLLSDSALHAKKILIPLPVINSDEMAQLKRLDRAKILGGYYKPYVVKGLYQVAGGGKALQERLDEIFAEIDLAIEGGKNFIVLSDRDSNHTWGPIPSLLLTSAVQHHLLRCHTRTQISMAVEAGDVREVHHVALLIAYGAACVNPYLAFESVEDLSRTGYLTVDAETAVRNLTKALSTGVLKIMSKMGVSTIMSYRGAQLFEAVGLNKEIIDEYFTGTTSRVGGVGLDEIAEEVAIRHRVAYPNQWTATPHRNLRTGGDYKWRRTGEEHLNDPEAIFLLQQSTQRGDYQMFKKYSHHIDDTSNRLMTLRGLMKFTNARKPIDISEVEPASEIVKRFSTGAMSYGSISQEAHETLAIAMNRIGARSNSGEGGESPERLRDDERVSKIKQIASARFGVTSDYLVHATDLQIKLAQGAKPGEGGHLPGAKVPPWIAKVRHATPGVELISPPPHHDIYSIEDLKQLINDAKMANPQARIHVKLVSEFGVGTIAAGVAKCHADVVLISGYDGGTGAAPLNAIKHAGTPWEIGLSETQQTLILNGLRSRIIVQCDGELKTGRDVMIAALLGAEEFGFATAALIVEGCVMMRACQKNTCPQGIATQDPELRARFTGKPEHVVNFFMFIAEEVRELLAQLGFRTLQEAVGHVECLDQNEAIKRWKSDGIDLSHVLMQPGPVPGTILHNTEPQNHELEKALDNELIAMAQPALENKEPVRIDMPIRNVNRTLGTMVGYEITKRYGAEGLPDDTIDMTFHGAGGQSIGAFIPRGETMRVYGEVNDYAGKGISGGRMIVRPEEGVTFDTHENVIAGNVTGFGATSGQIFVAGRAGERFGVRNGGATFVVEGVGDHGCEYMTGGTVVILGPTGRNFGAGFSGGHVYMLDLDMSKVNPSAVKSGALLFQPLDAEHERTVRALVKTHAEETGSAFAAELLADWEQAKARFTHVVPKQFVAMTNAMAEAEANDIDFNSPGVWEQVYEQVMEGAR; this is encoded by the coding sequence GTGACTTTCCACGCCCCGCTTGATCTCACGGTCCATAAATCCCAAGGCATGTACGACCCTGGGGCCGAGCATGACGCCTGCGGCGTCGGTATGGTCACCACCCTGAACAAGCGGGCCGAGCACAAAATCGTCAAGGACGCCATCGAGGTGCTCGTCAACCTCAACCACCGCGGCGCGGTCGGCTCCGAGGAGAACACCGGCGACGGCGCGGGCATCCTGATGAGCATGCCCGACGAGTTCATGCGCGCCACGTTAGGCGAGCTGGGCGTAGAGCTTCCCGAACCCGGACGTTACGCCGCCGGCATCGCCTTCCTCGACCGCGACATCGCCACATCCGGCCAGCAGGAGCAGGCCATCGCCCGCATCGCCCGCGAGGAGGGTCTCGAGGTGCTCGCCTGGCGCGTGGTGCCCACCAATCCGGACGGACTGGGCCTGCAGGCCCTCGCCTCCATGCCGAGCTTCAAAACGCTGGTGCTCGCCGACCCGGAGTGCAGGCTCGAAGGCATCGGCATCGACCGCAAAACCTTCCGCATCCGCAAGCGCGTCGAGCATGAGGTGGGCATCTACTTCGCCTCCCTTTCCGCGCGTACCATCACCTACAAGGGCATGCTCACCACCATGCAGCTCACGCCCTTCTTCCCGGATCTGACCGACGAGCGCATGAAGGCCAAGGTCGCCATCGTCCATTCGCGCTTCTCGACGAACACGTTCCCCAGCTGGCCGCTCGCCCAGCCCTTCCGCATGCTCGCCCACAACGGCGAGATCAACACGATCCAAGGCAACCGCAACTGGCTGTCCGCCCGCGAGGGCAGGCTCAGCTCCGAACTGCTCGGCGAACTCGAACCGCTGCTGCCGATCGACACGCCCGGATACTCCGATTCCGGCACCTTCGACGAATGCCTCGAACTGCTGCATCTGGCCGGCCGCTCCCTGCCGCACGCCATCTCCATGATGCTGCCGCCCGCATGGGAGAAGAACACCGAACTCGATCCGGACGTGCGCGCGTTCTACGAGTACAACAACACGCTGATCGAGCCGTGGGATGGCCCGGCGCACATCATCTTCACCGACGGCACCCAGGTGGGCGCGCTGCTCGACCGCAACGGCTTCCGACCCGGACGCTGGCGGCTCACCGACGACGGCTACCTGGTGCTCGCCTCCGAAGCCGGCGTGCTGCCCGAGGTCGCTCCCGAACACGTCAAGGCCAACGGCCGACTGGAACCAGGCAAGATGTTCCTGGTGGACACCGCCGAAGGCCGCATGATCTCGGATGAGGAGATCAAGAAGACGCTCGCCTCCCAGCATCCGTACCGCGAGTGGGTGGAGGGCAATTCGGTGGAGCTGAGCGATCTGCCCACCCGCGCGCATGTGAACCATTCCGGCCAGTCCGTGGTGCGCCGCCAGCGCGCCTTCGGCTACACGGAGGAGGATCTGAAGCTTCTGCTCGCCCCCATGGCCAACACCGGCAAGGAGCCGCTCGGCTCGATGGGCAACGACGCGCCCATGGCCGCGCTTTCCAGCCGCTCGCGCATGCTGTTCGACTACTTCACGCAGAAGTTCGCGCAGGTCACCAACCCGCCGCTCGACTGGGAGCGCGAGGAGATCGTCACCTGCCTGGAATCCGCGATCGGCCCCGAGCCGAACCTGCTGAGCGATTCCGCGTTGCACGCCAAGAAGATCCTCATCCCGCTGCCCGTCATCAACTCCGATGAGATGGCCCAGCTCAAGCGCCTCGACCGCGCCAAGATCCTCGGCGGATACTACAAGCCGTATGTGGTCAAGGGCCTCTACCAGGTCGCCGGCGGCGGCAAGGCGCTTCAGGAGCGCCTCGACGAGATCTTCGCCGAAATCGATCTCGCGATCGAAGGCGGCAAGAACTTCATCGTGCTCTCCGACCGCGATTCGAACCACACGTGGGGACCGATCCCGTCGCTGCTGCTCACCTCCGCCGTGCAGCACCACCTGCTGCGCTGCCACACGCGCACGCAGATCTCCATGGCCGTGGAGGCCGGCGACGTGCGCGAGGTGCACCATGTGGCGCTGCTCATCGCCTACGGCGCGGCCTGCGTGAACCCGTACCTCGCGTTCGAATCCGTCGAGGACCTCTCACGCACCGGATACCTCACCGTGGACGCCGAAACCGCCGTGAGGAACCTCACCAAGGCGCTGTCGACCGGCGTGCTCAAGATCATGTCGAAGATGGGCGTGAGCACCATCATGAGCTACCGCGGCGCGCAGCTGTTCGAGGCCGTGGGCCTGAACAAGGAGATCATCGACGAGTACTTCACCGGCACCACGTCGCGCGTGGGCGGCGTCGGCCTCGACGAGATCGCCGAGGAGGTGGCCATCCGCCATCGCGTGGCCTATCCGAACCAGTGGACCGCGACCCCGCACCGCAATCTGCGCACGGGCGGCGACTACAAGTGGCGCCGCACCGGCGAGGAGCATCTCAACGATCCCGAGGCGATCTTCCTGCTGCAGCAGTCGACCCAGCGCGGCGACTACCAGATGTTCAAGAAGTACTCGCACCACATCGACGACACCTCCAACCGTCTGATGACGCTGCGCGGCCTGATGAAGTTCACCAACGCGCGCAAGCCGATCGACATCTCGGAGGTCGAGCCGGCTTCCGAAATCGTCAAGCGCTTCTCCACGGGCGCCATGAGCTACGGCTCCATCTCACAGGAGGCGCACGAGACGCTCGCCATCGCCATGAACCGCATCGGCGCGCGCTCCAACTCCGGCGAGGGCGGCGAGTCCCCGGAACGTCTGCGCGACGACGAGCGCGTGAGCAAGATCAAGCAGATCGCCTCCGCGCGATTCGGCGTGACCAGCGACTACCTCGTGCACGCCACCGACCTGCAGATCAAGCTCGCCCAGGGCGCCAAGCCCGGCGAGGGCGGCCATCTGCCCGGCGCGAAGGTGCCGCCGTGGATCGCCAAGGTGCGTCACGCGACGCCCGGCGTGGAGTTGATCTCCCCGCCGCCGCACCACGACATCTACTCCATCGAGGACCTGAAGCAGCTGATCAACGATGCGAAGATGGCCAATCCCCAGGCCCGCATCCACGTCAAGCTCGTCTCCGAGTTCGGCGTGGGCACCATCGCCGCGGGCGTGGCCAAATGCCATGCCGACGTGGTGCTCATCTCCGGCTACGACGGCGGCACCGGCGCGGCTCCGCTCAACGCGATCAAGCACGCCGGCACCCCGTGGGAGATCGGCCTGAGCGAAACCCAGCAGACGCTGATCCTGAACGGCCTGCGCTCGCGCATCATCGTGCAGTGCGACGGCGAGCTGAAAACCGGCCGCGACGTGATGATCGCCGCGTTGCTGGGTGCCGAGGAGTTCGGCTTCGCCACCGCCGCGCTGATCGTCGAGGGCTGCGTGATGATGCGCGCATGCCAGAAGAACACCTGCCCGCAGGGCATCGCCACCCAGGATCCGGAGCTTAGGGCCCGGTTCACGGGCAAGCCCGAGCATGTGGTGAACTTCTTCATGTTCATCGCCGAGGAGGTGCGCGAGCTGCTCGCCCAGCTGGGCTTCCGCACGCTTCAGGAGGCGGTCGGCCACGTCGAATGCCTCGACCAGAACGAGGCGATCAAGCGCTGGAAGTCCGACGGCATCGACCTGAGCCACGTGCTCATGCAGCCCGGCCCGGTGCCCGGCACGATCCTGCACAACACCGAGCCGCAGAACCACGAGCTGGAGAAGGCGCTCGACAACGAGCTCATCGCCATGGCCCAGCCGGCGCTCGAGAACAAGGAGCCCGTGCGCATCGACATGCCGATCCGCAACGTGAACCGCACGCTCGGCACCATGGTCGGCTATGAGATCACCAAGCGCTACGGCGCCGAGGGCCTGCCCGACGACACCATCGACATGACCTTCCACGGCGCGGGCGGCCAGTCCATCGGCGCGTTCATCCCACGCGGCGAGACAATGCGCGTCTACGGCGAGGTCAACGACTACGCGGGCAAGGGCATCTCCGGCGGCCGTATGATCGTGCGCCCCGAAGAGGGCGTCACCTTCGACACGCATGAGAACGTGATCGCCGGCAACGTGACCGGCTTCGGCGCGACCTCCGGCCAGATCTTCGTGGCCGGCCGCGCGGGCGAACGCTTCGGCGTGCGCAACGGCGGCGCGACCTTCGTGGTGGAGGGTGTGGGCGACCACGGCTGCGAGTATATGACCGGCGGCACCGTCGTCATCCTCGGCCCCACAGGACGCAACTTCGGCGCGGGCTTCTCCGGAGGCCACGTGTACATGCTCGACCTCGACATGTCCAAAGTGAATCCGAGCGCGGTCAAGAGCGGCGCGCTGCTCTTCCAGCCGCTGGACGCGGAGCATGAGCGGACCGTGCGCGCGCTGGTCAAAACGCATGCCGAGGAGACCGGCTCCGCGTTCGCGGCCGAACTGCTCGCCGACTGGGAGCAGGCCAAGGCCCGCTTCACGCATGTGGTGCCCAAGCAGTTCGTCGCGATGACGAACGCGATGGCCGAGGCCGAGGCCAACGATATCGATTTCAATTCGCCCGGCGTCTGGGAACAGGTGTACGAGCAGGTTATGGAAGGAGCGCGCTGA
- the rpsT gene encoding 30S ribosomal protein S20: protein MANIKSQKKRVLTNEKAHKRNVAVKSGLKTAIRATREAIAAGDKAAAEAAYKVAAQKLDKAAGAGVIHKNQAANRKSGLAVAINAL from the coding sequence TTGGCAAACATCAAGTCGCAGAAGAAGCGCGTACTGACCAACGAGAAGGCGCACAAGCGCAATGTGGCCGTGAAGTCCGGTCTCAAGACCGCCATCCGCGCCACCCGCGAGGCCATCGCCGCCGGCGATAAGGCCGCCGCCGAGGCCGCCTACAAGGTCGCCGCTCAGAAGCTCGACAAGGCCGCCGGCGCCGGCGTGATTCACAAGAACCAGGCCGCCAACCGCAAGTCCGGTCTCGCCGTCGCCATCAACGCGCTGTGA
- a CDS encoding 50S ribosomal protein L25/general stress protein Ctc, with protein MAVTITLEGAKRTEFGKGVARRMRVAKLIPATVYAGGADPEFIQLPMKETTLALRHNNALFTLNFDGETKMAVVKDVQRNPVKRIVEHVDFYEVKAGDKIDVEVPVFAEGEPKGAAVAFVDMQELKVRADVANLPEKIVVNVDGLTDGSKVLLKDVVLPEGVELDMDDLEEPVVSVTVPEDASAEAAAEAPAAE; from the coding sequence ATGGCCGTTACCATCACCCTCGAAGGCGCCAAGCGCACCGAGTTCGGCAAGGGCGTCGCCCGCCGTATGCGCGTCGCCAAGCTCATCCCCGCCACCGTCTACGCCGGCGGCGCCGATCCCGAGTTCATCCAGCTCCCGATGAAGGAGACCACTCTGGCGCTGCGTCACAACAACGCCCTGTTCACCCTGAACTTCGACGGCGAGACCAAGATGGCCGTCGTCAAGGACGTGCAGCGCAACCCCGTCAAGCGCATCGTCGAGCATGTCGACTTCTACGAGGTCAAGGCCGGCGACAAGATCGACGTCGAGGTGCCGGTGTTCGCCGAAGGCGAGCCGAAGGGTGCCGCCGTCGCGTTCGTCGACATGCAGGAGCTCAAGGTGCGCGCCGACGTGGCCAACCTGCCCGAGAAGATCGTCGTGAACGTCGACGGCCTGACCGACGGCTCCAAGGTCCTGCTCAAGGACGTCGTCCTGCCCGAGGGCGTCGAGCTCGACATGGACGATCTCGAGGAGCCCGTCGTCTCCGTCACCGTGCCGGAAGACGCCTCCGCCGAAGCCGCGGCCGAGGCCCCGGCCGCCGAGTGA
- a CDS encoding trimeric intracellular cation channel family protein, which translates to MEVALESNAFILGIEYMAIFCCGMVGGLSAVRKDYDLFAIVITAWLTALGGGIIRDVMLDVPPVGITDKGFVLTALASGIAVAVIHPEVDKLKWPMLTIDALAVALFAVNGTAKAMGLGSSGMTAAFMGMFTALGGGLVRDMLINEVPMVIRDKHWYAVPSAVGCLLTVFVCKALNAGWINLEWEMALELVIVAVVVVMRLLSVKFNLTVPGAVERRHVYL; encoded by the coding sequence ATGGAAGTGGCGCTGGAGAGCAATGCGTTTATTTTGGGCATCGAGTATATGGCCATCTTCTGTTGCGGCATGGTCGGGGGATTGTCGGCCGTACGCAAGGACTACGATCTTTTCGCCATCGTCATCACCGCGTGGCTGACCGCGCTCGGAGGCGGCATCATCCGTGATGTGATGCTCGACGTTCCGCCCGTAGGCATCACCGACAAAGGCTTCGTGCTCACCGCGTTGGCGTCCGGCATCGCGGTGGCGGTGATCCACCCGGAGGTCGACAAGCTCAAATGGCCGATGCTGACCATCGACGCGTTGGCCGTCGCGCTGTTCGCCGTGAACGGCACGGCCAAGGCCATGGGATTGGGGTCGTCCGGCATGACCGCCGCGTTCATGGGCATGTTCACCGCGTTGGGCGGCGGGCTGGTGCGCGACATGCTGATCAACGAGGTTCCGATGGTGATCCGTGACAAGCACTGGTACGCGGTGCCGTCGGCGGTGGGCTGCCTGCTCACCGTTTTCGTATGCAAAGCCCTGAACGCGGGTTGGATCAACCTCGAATGGGAGATGGCTCTGGAACTGGTGATCGTCGCGGTGGTGGTCGTCATGCGGCTGCTGTCGGTCAAGTTCAATCTCACGGTGCCGGGCGCGGTCGAACGTCGGCATGTGTATCTGTAG